The Bacteroides acidifaciens genome includes a region encoding these proteins:
- a CDS encoding electron transfer flavoprotein subunit beta/FixA family protein, which yields MSLKIVVLAKQVPDTRNVGKDAMKADGTINRAALPAIFNPEDLNALEQALRLKDAHPGSTVTVLTMGPGRAADIIREGLFRGADNGYLLTDRAFAGADTLATSYALATAIRKIGEYDIIIGGRQAIDGDTAQVGPQVAEKLGLTQITYAEEILEVGDGKIKVKRHIDGGVETVEGPLPIVITVNGSAAPCRPRNAKLVQKYKHAKTVTEKQQGNLDYTDLYDKRDYLNLTEWSVADVNGDLAQCGLSGSPTKVKAIQNIVFQAKESKTISGSDRDVEDLIVELLANHTIG from the coding sequence ATGAGTTTGAAAATTGTTGTATTGGCAAAACAAGTTCCCGACACACGCAACGTTGGGAAAGATGCCATGAAAGCCGACGGAACGATTAACCGTGCGGCACTCCCCGCCATCTTCAACCCCGAAGACCTGAATGCTCTCGAGCAAGCTCTCCGATTGAAAGATGCTCATCCAGGCTCTACCGTAACCGTTCTGACAATGGGACCGGGACGGGCAGCCGACATTATTCGTGAAGGACTTTTCCGTGGTGCAGATAACGGTTACTTATTAACCGACCGTGCTTTCGCTGGTGCAGACACACTGGCTACGTCTTACGCACTTGCCACTGCCATCCGCAAAATCGGTGAGTATGACATTATTATCGGTGGCCGTCAGGCAATCGACGGTGACACGGCACAGGTAGGTCCGCAGGTAGCAGAAAAGCTGGGATTGACGCAAATCACATACGCAGAAGAAATTCTGGAAGTAGGCGATGGTAAGATTAAGGTGAAACGTCACATCGACGGTGGTGTTGAAACAGTAGAAGGCCCGCTGCCTATCGTGATTACTGTCAACGGTTCTGCAGCTCCTTGCCGTCCGCGTAACGCTAAATTGGTTCAGAAATACAAACATGCCAAAACTGTGACTGAAAAACAGCAAGGCAATCTTGACTATACCGACCTGTACGACAAGCGCGATTATCTGAATCTGACAGAATGGAGCGTAGCCGACGTAAACGGTGACCTCGCACAATGCGGTCTGTCCGGTTCGCCGACAAAAGTGAAAGCCATCCAGAACATTGTGTTCCAGGCTAAAGAGAGCAAAACCATCAGCGGCAGCGACCGTGACGTGGAAGACCTGATTGTTGAACTATTAGCTAACCACACCATCGGATAA